A genomic window from Tolypothrix sp. PCC 7910 includes:
- a CDS encoding DUF4082 domain-containing protein: MILKNRYVKYILAFIFSLFLVVSQVKVAFPQNSLGSKQVKDNSSDAVTSLAFSADANNIAIGTNDSRIIISDAKTGQEKRTLKGHEGLPVTKVAFNPKGGKLASVGRDTVLRIWDVETGEQTQSQTSHENPTRTVAYAPDGLIIATAGEDTRITLWNGDKILRILQGHIGFVNDLAFSPDGKRLASCSEDGRIIVWDVNSGKKVLILRGHAAGVTSVAFSPREQLLASGGNDGTVRLWDLVKNTGTQSQILEGTSKVIKTVAFNSNGNLLAAAGAGDQAFVWNVANGKLLKNLAKNKAARTNIVAFNPVDNNSLVTGDDDGEISDWDVAKGTKKQSRRVPAKASQQKALKAEKFDNQISNASVMSSSETLLAAIPSPPGGPILVVTSSTNKFGDYYAEILRNEGFNYFNVSDISTINAQTLSSYDVVILAEMALTSTQVNTFTDWVNSGGNLIAMRPDKQLASLLGLTDAGSTLSEGYLLVDTSKAPGNGIVNQTIQFHGTADRYNLNGADSVATLYSNATTATTNNNPAVTLRNVGSGKVAAFTYDLARSVVYTRQGNPAWAGQERDGFSPIRSDDQFYGAASFDPKSDWVNLDKVAIPQADEQQRLLANLITKMNLAKKPLPHFWYFPNGKKAVVLMSGDDHGNGGTTLRFDQYIAYSPANCSVDNWECIRGTSYVYTTVPFTNAQAVNYNAQGFEIALHVNTGCADYTTTSLNSNYTQQLNGFSSKFPSLPAPTTQRHHCLVWSDWSGTPEVELSKGIRLDTTYYYWPPTWVADRPGFFTGSGMPMRLTKLDGTLIDVYKAATQMTDESGQSFPYTVNTLLDRAIGAEGYYGIFTVNAHTDNSSTGSQQESDDVVNSAKTRGVPVVSARQVLTWLDARNNSTFNSLVWTPGQTNPQTSSTLSFNITKATGATGLQAMLPTRSSNGSLSSITLNGSTLYTPSTGNTQAIKGVEYAIFSGDTGNYVATYDPDTTSPQVITNNTLPSPVPANGATNVSVGTTVSATFNEAIDAATISNSSFELRDSSNALVTATVTYDAATRTAKLNPIANLVNNTTYTATLKGNIVKDQAANALASDFTWSFTTPGLACSEQQPCSIWTNSAVPNNPSENDTNAVELGVKFRSDSDGYITGIRFYKGNASTGNYIVNLWNSNGQNLGTATRNNLSASGWQQVNFASPVAITANTTYIASYYTSIGRYASDNSFFASSGVTKPPLTALSNSVAGGNGVYKYGNSGFPNNSYQSSNYWVDVLFSNNVSADTIPPTVTSTTPSNSATGIAVNTTVQAAFSEAMNSATISSSTFQLLGSNNTIVNANVAYDTANKTATLTPTAPLVANTSYTAIITGGSSGVKDQAGNALAQNYTWSFITGSGITLWNDSVTPTVLQDSDTGAVNLGVKFRSDNNGYIKAIRFYKGNSNTANYTVNLWNNSTQSSLGTASVSNVSGTGWQTVNFTTPVAITANTVYVASYLTSIGRYSINLNYFANSGVDTPPLHALQNGVNGGNGVYRYSSTPGFPNSSYQSSNYWVDVVFSTTP; this comes from the coding sequence ATGATATTAAAAAACCGTTATGTCAAGTATATTTTGGCATTTATCTTTAGTCTTTTCTTGGTTGTTAGCCAAGTAAAAGTAGCCTTTCCTCAAAACTCGTTAGGCTCGAAGCAAGTAAAAGACAACTCTAGTGATGCAGTAACTTCCCTGGCCTTTAGCGCGGATGCTAATAACATAGCAATTGGGACAAATGATTCTCGAATCATTATCTCAGATGCAAAAACTGGCCAAGAGAAAAGAACCTTAAAAGGACATGAAGGTCTTCCTGTTACCAAAGTAGCCTTCAATCCCAAAGGAGGTAAGCTTGCTAGTGTGGGTAGGGATACAGTACTTCGGATCTGGGATGTAGAAACTGGAGAACAAACCCAGAGTCAAACCTCGCATGAAAACCCTACTAGGACAGTTGCTTATGCTCCTGATGGTTTAATTATAGCTACGGCAGGTGAAGATACTAGAATCACCTTGTGGAATGGTGATAAAATCCTCCGCATTTTGCAGGGTCATATTGGCTTTGTTAACGACCTTGCTTTTAGCCCAGATGGTAAAAGGTTAGCAAGTTGTTCAGAAGATGGCCGAATTATCGTTTGGGATGTAAATTCTGGTAAAAAAGTTTTGATTCTGCGAGGTCATGCTGCTGGAGTTACATCGGTAGCATTTAGTCCTCGTGAACAGCTTTTAGCTAGTGGCGGTAATGATGGTACAGTCAGACTCTGGGATTTAGTCAAGAATACGGGTACGCAAAGCCAGATCCTTGAGGGAACAAGTAAAGTAATTAAGACAGTTGCATTCAACTCCAATGGTAATTTATTGGCTGCTGCAGGCGCAGGAGACCAAGCTTTTGTGTGGAATGTAGCAAACGGGAAATTACTCAAAAACTTAGCGAAAAATAAAGCTGCTAGGACAAATATAGTTGCCTTTAATCCAGTTGATAATAACAGCTTGGTTACAGGAGACGATGATGGTGAGATTTCAGATTGGGATGTAGCAAAGGGAACTAAAAAGCAAAGTCGCCGAGTACCCGCTAAAGCTTCTCAACAAAAAGCCTTAAAAGCTGAGAAATTTGATAATCAAATCAGCAATGCTAGTGTGATGTCTAGCTCTGAAACACTCCTAGCTGCGATACCGTCCCCACCAGGAGGGCCGATTCTGGTGGTTACTAGTAGTACCAATAAATTTGGTGACTACTACGCTGAAATTTTGCGTAATGAAGGATTTAACTACTTTAACGTCAGTGATATTTCCACCATTAATGCTCAAACCTTAAGCAGCTATGATGTTGTCATCTTGGCTGAGATGGCTCTTACCTCCACTCAAGTAAATACATTTACTGATTGGGTGAACAGTGGTGGAAATCTAATTGCTATGCGTCCTGACAAGCAACTGGCTAGTTTGCTAGGTCTGACAGATGCAGGTTCAACCTTAAGTGAAGGCTATTTACTTGTAGACACCTCTAAAGCTCCTGGCAATGGTATTGTCAATCAAACCATCCAGTTTCATGGCACAGCAGACCGTTATAACTTAAATGGTGCTGATAGTGTCGCTACACTCTATAGCAATGCGACAACAGCGACTACTAATAATAATCCTGCTGTCACACTGCGTAATGTAGGTAGTGGTAAGGTTGCTGCATTTACTTACGATTTAGCGCGTTCAGTAGTCTACACTCGCCAAGGTAATCCTGCTTGGGCAGGACAGGAGCGTGATGGATTTTCTCCAATTCGCTCTGACGACCAATTCTATGGCGCTGCCAGCTTTGATCCAAAGTCAGATTGGGTCAATCTTGACAAGGTTGCTATTCCACAAGCAGATGAGCAACAGCGCTTGTTGGCGAACCTAATTACCAAAATGAACTTGGCTAAAAAGCCACTACCGCATTTCTGGTATTTCCCCAATGGCAAAAAAGCTGTTGTACTGATGAGCGGTGACGATCATGGTAATGGCGGAACTACACTTCGTTTTGACCAGTACATAGCATATAGCCCAGCTAATTGTTCAGTTGACAATTGGGAATGTATTCGTGGGACTTCCTATGTCTACACTACTGTACCGTTCACCAACGCTCAAGCAGTAAATTACAATGCACAAGGCTTTGAAATTGCCTTACACGTTAATACAGGCTGTGCAGATTACACAACGACTTCACTAAATAGTAATTACACCCAGCAATTAAATGGATTTAGCAGCAAGTTTCCTAGCCTCCCAGCACCTACTACTCAACGTCACCATTGTCTAGTATGGAGTGACTGGTCTGGTACACCAGAAGTAGAACTGAGTAAAGGGATAAGGCTTGACACTACCTATTATTACTGGCCACCTACTTGGGTTGCTGATCGCCCAGGATTCTTTACTGGTAGTGGTATGCCAATGCGTTTAACCAAGTTAGATGGGACATTGATTGATGTTTATAAGGCAGCTACGCAAATGACTGATGAATCAGGTCAGTCATTCCCTTATACCGTCAATACATTACTAGATCGGGCTATAGGAGCAGAAGGATACTACGGTATTTTTACAGTTAATGCTCACACAGATAACAGTAGTACAGGTTCTCAACAAGAATCGGATGATGTTGTCAACTCAGCTAAAACTCGTGGTGTACCAGTTGTTTCCGCTCGTCAAGTGCTAACTTGGTTGGATGCTCGTAATAATTCGACTTTTAACTCTTTAGTTTGGACTCCCGGACAGACAAACCCTCAGACTAGCAGCACATTAAGCTTTAATATAACCAAAGCTACAGGTGCAACTGGTTTACAAGCAATGCTACCAACTAGGTCTAGCAACGGTAGTCTCAGCAGTATTACTCTTAACGGCAGTACTCTTTATACACCATCTACTGGTAATACACAGGCTATAAAAGGTGTTGAGTACGCGATTTTCTCTGGTGATACTGGTAATTATGTTGCTACTTATGACCCAGACACAACATCTCCACAGGTAATAACAAATAATACACTTCCTTCTCCAGTGCCTGCGAATGGAGCGACAAACGTAAGTGTTGGTACCACAGTGTCAGCTACTTTTAACGAAGCAATTGATGCAGCAACAATTAGTAACAGTTCCTTTGAGTTGAGAGATTCATCGAATGCATTGGTAACTGCTACAGTCACCTATGATGCTGCAACTCGTACTGCTAAATTGAACCCGATCGCTAATTTAGTCAATAACACTACCTATACTGCTACCCTGAAAGGCAATATAGTCAAAGATCAGGCCGCTAATGCTTTAGCATCTGACTTTACTTGGTCTTTTACTACACCAGGATTAGCTTGTTCTGAGCAGCAACCTTGTAGTATTTGGACTAATTCGGCTGTTCCAAACAACCCATCGGAAAACGATACCAATGCTGTGGAACTGGGAGTTAAGTTCCGTTCAGATAGTGATGGTTATATCACTGGTATCCGCTTTTACAAAGGTAATGCCAGCACAGGCAACTATATTGTTAACCTGTGGAACAGTAATGGTCAGAATCTAGGTACAGCAACTCGTAACAACTTGAGTGCTTCTGGTTGGCAACAAGTTAACTTTGCTAGCCCAGTAGCAATTACTGCTAACACCACGTACATAGCTTCCTACTACACAAGTATTGGCAGATACGCATCTGATAATAGCTTCTTTGCTAGTTCTGGTGTGACTAAACCACCATTAACTGCCTTAAGTAATAGTGTGGCTGGAGGTAATGGTGTTTACAAGTATGGTAATAGCGGATTCCCCAACAATAGTTATCAATCCAGTAACTACTGGGTAGATGTTTTATTCAGTAATAATGTATCTGCAGATACAATACCTCCAACAGTTACTTCAACCACTCCTAGCAACAGTGCTACGGGTATTGCTGTTAACACAACAGTCCAAGCTGCCTTTAGTGAAGCTATGAATTCGGCAACTATTAGTAGTAGTACTTTTCAGTTGCTGGGCTCAAACAACACAATAGTAAATGCTAATGTGGCTTATGATACTGCTAATAAGACGGCAACACTGACCCCAACCGCTCCCTTGGTAGCTAATACCTCCTATACTGCCATTATTACTGGTGGTAGTTCTGGGGTTAAAGACCAAGCAGGTAATGCCTTAGCACAGAATTATACCTGGTCATTTATTACGGGTAGTGGAATCACCCTTTGGAATGACTCTGTAACTCCAACTGTGTTACAAGACTCGGATACTGGTGCAGTAAACCTGGGCGTGAAGTTCCGCTCCGATAACAACGGTTATATCAAGGCGATTCGTTTCTACAAAGGAAATAGCAATACAGCAAACTATACCGTTAACCTTTGGAACAACAGTACTCAGTCAAGTCTAGGAACTGCATCTGTGAGTAATGTGAGCGGTACTGGTTGGCAAACAGTTAACTTTACTACCCCAGTAGCAATTACAGCTAACACAGTGTATGTAGCTTCTTACTTGACAAGTATTGGTCGCTACTCTATTAACTTGAATTACTTTGCCAACTCTGGTGTAGATACACCACCACTTCATGCATTGCAAAATGGAGTGAATGGTGGTAACGGAGTTTACCGTTACAGTTCAACCCCTGGTTTCCCTAACTCAAGCTATCAATCCAGCAACTACTGGGTGGATGTTGTGTTTAGTACAACGCCTTAG
- a CDS encoding polysaccharide ABC transporter ATP-binding protein, translating to MSNSVIHVDNLSKKYIISHQKENSGYKTLRDAIADGTKSLSTKFIKPNSKQAANAYREEFWALNDVSFEIKQGEAIGVIGRNGAGKSTLLKVLSRITEPTKGRIAIKGRVASLLEVGTGFHAELTGRENIYLNGSILGMSKAQIRQKFDDIVGFAEIEKFLDTPVKRYSSGMYVRLAFAVAAHLEPEILIVDEVLAVGDSSFQKKCLGKMGDVATKEGRTVLFVSHSMQAIAQLTQRCILLSKGKVQFDGNTSKAVQLYLAGNEDEAVKSGYYHAPANKNGNHVAWAKVETSEGQGIHCWGEPIAFEFALHVAQPHETLWFSFQIVNSLQQPICIFWYYEPQAPFRREPGTFIIRCEIPKLRLYMGSYALTTWLSERRSETLLENLVGICNFEVSMHNFERPEYQWQADECTYLEKGTWKMV from the coding sequence ATGTCTAATAGTGTAATTCATGTAGACAACCTGAGTAAAAAATATATTATTAGCCATCAGAAAGAGAATTCTGGTTATAAAACTCTGCGTGATGCAATTGCTGATGGCACTAAATCGCTCAGTACAAAGTTTATTAAACCTAATAGTAAACAAGCTGCCAATGCATATAGAGAAGAATTCTGGGCACTAAATGATGTTTCTTTTGAAATTAAACAAGGTGAAGCTATTGGTGTTATTGGACGTAATGGTGCAGGTAAATCAACACTTTTAAAAGTATTGAGCCGCATTACAGAACCCACCAAGGGACGTATCGCTATTAAAGGACGAGTAGCCAGCCTATTAGAAGTAGGTACGGGATTTCATGCAGAACTAACAGGAAGAGAGAACATCTATCTCAACGGTTCTATTCTGGGTATGAGTAAAGCCCAAATTCGTCAGAAATTTGATGATATTGTTGGTTTTGCTGAGATAGAAAAGTTTTTAGATACGCCAGTAAAGCGTTATTCCTCCGGAATGTATGTCCGCCTTGCTTTTGCTGTAGCCGCTCATTTAGAACCAGAGATTTTAATTGTTGATGAAGTTTTAGCTGTAGGGGATTCTTCCTTTCAAAAGAAATGCTTGGGGAAAATGGGGGATGTAGCTACCAAAGAAGGCCGCACAGTTTTATTTGTTAGCCATAGTATGCAAGCGATCGCTCAGTTAACTCAGCGTTGTATCTTACTATCTAAAGGTAAGGTTCAGTTTGATGGCAATACTAGTAAAGCGGTGCAATTGTATCTAGCAGGTAATGAAGACGAAGCAGTCAAATCTGGCTATTATCATGCACCTGCCAATAAAAATGGTAACCACGTAGCCTGGGCAAAAGTAGAGACTTCAGAAGGGCAAGGTATTCACTGCTGGGGAGAACCAATTGCCTTTGAGTTTGCTCTCCATGTTGCTCAACCCCATGAAACCTTATGGTTTTCTTTTCAAATAGTCAACTCTCTGCAACAACCTATTTGTATATTTTGGTATTACGAACCACAAGCGCCATTTCGCCGTGAACCAGGGACATTCATTATTCGATGTGAGATACCAAAATTAAGGCTCTACATGGGTTCCTATGCGTTAACAACATGGCTTTCTGAGCGCCGCAGTGAAACTTTACTAGAAAACCTGGTGGGGATTTGCAATTTTGAAGTCAGTATGCATAATTTCGAGCGCCCCGAATATCAATGGCAAGCTGATGAATGTACTTACTTAGAAAAGGGTACATGGAAGATGGTTTAG
- a CDS encoding ABC transporter permease, which yields MNSQEVTDDQRELVIEAGRTEQQYWKDLWRYRELLYFLAWRDILVRYKQTFIGMAWALIRPFLTMVVFTVVFGNLAKLPSEGAPYPILVFAAMLPWQFFSNALGECSNSLISNANLISKVYFPRLIVPISAVTVSFVDFMVSGMILLGLMAWYNFVPTWRILTLPLFIAIAFAASMGVGLWLAALNVEYRDFRYIVPFIMQFGLYISPVGFSSSVVPEKWRLLYSLNPMVGVIDGFRWAIIGGNSKIYLPGFILSMGLVVFLLITGIWYFRKTERTFADVI from the coding sequence ATGAATAGCCAAGAAGTTACAGACGATCAGCGAGAACTAGTCATTGAAGCTGGACGAACAGAACAGCAGTATTGGAAAGACCTATGGCGTTATCGCGAGCTCTTATATTTTCTGGCTTGGCGTGACATTCTGGTACGTTACAAACAAACCTTTATTGGTATGGCGTGGGCGCTTATTCGACCATTTTTAACGATGGTTGTATTTACCGTAGTATTTGGGAATTTAGCAAAACTACCTTCTGAAGGTGCGCCTTATCCAATTCTAGTATTTGCTGCTATGTTACCTTGGCAGTTTTTTTCTAATGCCTTGGGTGAGTGCAGTAACAGTCTGATTAGTAATGCCAACTTGATATCCAAGGTTTACTTCCCGCGTCTGATTGTACCTATCAGTGCAGTAACTGTCAGCTTTGTTGATTTCATGGTTTCTGGCATGATTTTGTTAGGATTGATGGCTTGGTATAATTTTGTACCTACTTGGCGGATATTAACGTTACCCTTATTTATAGCTATCGCCTTTGCTGCTTCAATGGGAGTAGGGCTGTGGTTAGCAGCATTAAATGTAGAATATCGAGACTTTCGCTATATTGTGCCTTTTATTATGCAGTTTGGGCTGTATATCTCACCAGTAGGATTTAGTAGTAGCGTTGTACCTGAAAAGTGGCGTTTGCTCTATTCTTTAAATCCAATGGTAGGGGTAATTGATGGTTTTCGCTGGGCGATTATAGGTGGGAATTCAAAAATTTACTTGCCAGGATTCATCTTATCTATGGGATTAGTTGTGTTTTTACTGATCACAGGTATCTGGTATTTTCGGAAAACCGAACGGACGTTTGCTGATGTAATTTAG
- a CDS encoding glycosyltransferase family 4 protein produces MRLNEWINQKFFPSISTQLEAKDQLSFKTRKSLKLSVITQFFPPDYAATGQLVEELVRNLGQQGVDVEVFTSQPGYAFQSASAPSVERLGRVRIQRSRTAQLWPGRIRGKAINGVLYTLRAALHLMRGWRRSNLLLLTTAPPFLPIIGYLAHTFFRLPYVCILYDLYPDIAIALGVISKHNWMTRLWQKLNQQIWLNAKGIIVLSPGMKQRVVANCPQVADKVSVIHSWADPEWIKPIDKHKNWFAWKYNLVNKFTVLYSGNMGRCHDIDTILQAARYLHNEPVQFVCIGGGAKRNELIEEVKLLGLNNFLFLPYQDQQVLPYSLTACDLSLVSVDASSESMVVPSKLYSALASGRPIAVICSQDSYLREMIAEANCGGTFDNGDGHSLAQFIRLLCNDPQLKESMGKSGRQYLRSHYTPKIISKQYLDVLQQAIFAEGAVTMPESRTK; encoded by the coding sequence ATGAGACTTAATGAATGGATTAACCAAAAATTCTTTCCATCCATTTCTACTCAATTAGAAGCAAAGGATCAGCTTTCTTTTAAGACTCGCAAATCCTTGAAATTGTCTGTCATCACTCAGTTTTTTCCCCCAGACTATGCAGCTACGGGACAGTTAGTTGAAGAACTAGTGAGAAATTTAGGTCAACAAGGAGTAGATGTTGAGGTTTTTACAAGCCAACCTGGGTATGCGTTTCAATCAGCTAGTGCTCCCTCTGTTGAACGTTTAGGACGAGTGAGAATTCAGCGATCGCGCACCGCTCAGCTCTGGCCAGGAAGAATTCGTGGGAAAGCAATAAATGGTGTCTTATATACCTTGCGTGCAGCCCTCCATCTGATGAGAGGCTGGCGGCGCAGTAATCTATTGTTGTTGACTACAGCGCCCCCATTTTTACCAATCATTGGATATCTAGCTCACACCTTTTTCCGGTTACCTTATGTCTGCATACTGTATGACCTATATCCAGATATTGCAATCGCCCTAGGAGTCATCTCAAAACATAACTGGATGACCCGATTATGGCAAAAACTCAATCAGCAGATTTGGTTGAACGCTAAGGGGATCATAGTGCTAAGTCCTGGGATGAAGCAACGAGTAGTGGCCAATTGCCCACAGGTAGCTGATAAAGTGTCTGTAATTCACAGTTGGGCAGATCCTGAATGGATTAAGCCAATTGACAAGCATAAAAACTGGTTTGCTTGGAAGTATAATCTTGTTAACAAATTTACCGTACTTTACTCCGGTAATATGGGTCGCTGTCATGACATAGATACTATCCTGCAAGCTGCTCGATATCTCCATAATGAGCCAGTCCAGTTTGTCTGTATTGGCGGTGGAGCAAAACGCAACGAGCTGATTGAGGAAGTAAAACTATTGGGGTTGAACAACTTCTTGTTTTTACCTTATCAAGACCAGCAAGTATTGCCTTATTCCTTAACCGCTTGCGATCTCTCGCTAGTAAGTGTAGACGCATCTTCAGAAAGTATGGTCGTTCCTAGCAAGTTGTACTCAGCTTTAGCATCAGGACGGCCAATAGCAGTGATTTGTTCGCAAGATTCTTACTTAAGAGAAATGATTGCAGAAGCCAACTGTGGCGGCACATTTGACAATGGAGACGGACATAGCTTAGCCCAATTTATTCGTTTGCTCTGTAACGATCCACAACTAAAAGAGAGCATGGGTAAGTCGGGTCGTCAATACTTACGATCGCATTACACACCAAAAATCATATCTAAACAATACCTTGATGTTTTGCAGCAAGCGATATTTGCTGAAGGTGCGGTAACTATGCCAGAAAGCCGTACTAAATAA
- a CDS encoding polysaccharide biosynthesis tyrosine autokinase, with product MENHSYQFSDYDRNRNSLPASYLPQTAPEFEDSGSSWNFRDFIGLIRRRTLIIAGVSTVVMLTSVINMKLNQKQPEYESSFQILVEPVNDDSKVLDVVKETNSSNNSTLDYDSQIQVLKSPELMSSLVQQLQVAYPELSYDNLMTALQINRLGETKIIEVKYRSTDPKKIKVVLDKISREYVDYSRERRQTKLRQGIQFVEKQLPFLQYRVDQIQRELQIFRLNYKFNDPEAEAKQIDDQIAKLAEQRQTIDMQLGEARSKFDIFKGQDGVTSILNNTNAVLYQQILAQIRQLDAQIVQESTRLQEDNPAIQSLKDKRNSLLPLLQNEAQRFMDAKLSEITTQVQTLEVQGQEIDKTIQKLEQKRKRLPALARQYNALQRKLQITTDSLNRFLSTRETLQIQVSQTELGWQLLNKPIQPEQPVTISNIKQSLLMALATSLAAGIGVAFLIDKVDNTFHGANELKDKLKLPLLGNIPFEKQLHISPSPSSEGNIPLIRIPDFPPDSIPGLAVIPDQDYSNHSVKFLEALRVLYTNIQLLSCDRPMRSITISSAMSGDGKSTVAFHLAQIATAMGQRVLLIDANLRQPVIHNLSHLNNLWGLSNLISTNLPPGEVIRKFPSMSQLSVITAGPIPPDPTKLLSSEKMKRLMEDFHNTFDLVIYDTPPVLGLADASLLAPNTDGILLVVRIDKTDSSKVQQTLDNLKISPMNLLGIVGNGQNSNLND from the coding sequence ATGGAGAATCATTCTTATCAATTCTCAGATTATGACCGCAATAGAAACTCTTTACCAGCATCTTACCTGCCACAAACTGCTCCAGAATTTGAAGATTCAGGAAGTAGTTGGAATTTTCGTGACTTTATCGGTCTGATCAGGCGAAGAACACTAATTATTGCTGGGGTTTCTACTGTTGTTATGTTAACTTCTGTAATTAATATGAAGTTAAATCAAAAGCAACCCGAATATGAAAGCAGTTTTCAGATACTAGTTGAACCTGTGAATGATGATAGTAAAGTACTCGATGTTGTCAAAGAAACCAACTCAAGTAATAACAGTACTTTAGATTATGATAGCCAAATTCAGGTTCTCAAAAGTCCTGAACTCATGAGTAGCCTTGTGCAACAGTTACAAGTTGCATACCCAGAACTCAGTTATGACAATTTAATGACTGCTTTGCAGATTAATCGTTTAGGAGAAACAAAAATTATAGAGGTTAAGTATCGTAGCACAGATCCTAAGAAGATTAAAGTAGTTTTAGACAAGATTTCTCGTGAATATGTAGATTATAGCCGAGAAAGACGACAAACTAAGTTGCGTCAGGGTATTCAATTTGTTGAAAAACAACTGCCTTTTTTACAGTATCGAGTAGATCAAATTCAACGCGAATTGCAAATTTTTCGGCTTAATTATAAATTTAATGATCCAGAAGCTGAGGCAAAACAAATTGACGATCAAATTGCTAAATTAGCAGAACAAAGACAAACTATTGATATGCAGTTGGGAGAAGCTCGCTCGAAGTTTGATATTTTTAAGGGACAAGACGGAGTTACCTCTATACTGAATAATACGAATGCTGTTTTATATCAGCAAATACTAGCCCAGATTCGCCAATTAGATGCTCAGATTGTCCAAGAATCAACACGCTTGCAAGAAGACAATCCAGCTATTCAAAGCTTGAAGGATAAGCGTAACAGTTTATTGCCTTTGCTCCAGAATGAAGCACAGCGCTTTATGGATGCCAAGCTATCAGAGATAACAACTCAAGTTCAAACTCTAGAGGTACAGGGGCAAGAGATAGACAAAACTATACAAAAACTTGAACAAAAACGTAAGAGATTGCCAGCCTTAGCAAGGCAGTATAATGCACTGCAACGAAAATTACAGATCACTACAGATAGTCTCAATCGATTTCTTTCTACCCGCGAAACGCTTCAAATTCAAGTATCCCAAACTGAGCTTGGGTGGCAGCTGCTTAATAAGCCGATTCAGCCGGAACAACCTGTAACTATTTCTAATATCAAACAAAGTTTACTCATGGCATTGGCTACTAGTTTAGCCGCAGGGATAGGTGTTGCTTTTCTTATTGACAAGGTTGACAACACATTTCATGGTGCCAATGAGCTCAAGGATAAGCTGAAACTACCATTGTTAGGCAATATTCCTTTTGAAAAGCAACTGCATATTAGTCCGTCCCCTAGTTCAGAAGGAAATATCCCTTTAATCCGAATCCCAGATTTTCCCCCTGACAGTATTCCTGGATTAGCAGTCATACCAGATCAGGACTACAGTAATCATTCTGTAAAATTTTTGGAAGCTTTACGAGTACTTTATACTAATATTCAACTTCTGAGTTGCGATCGCCCCATGCGTTCCATTACCATCAGTTCAGCTATGTCTGGCGATGGTAAGTCTACAGTTGCTTTCCATCTAGCTCAAATAGCTACAGCAATGGGGCAAAGAGTGCTACTTATAGATGCAAATCTGCGTCAACCTGTAATTCACAATCTTTCACACTTAAATAATCTCTGGGGATTAAGTAATTTAATTTCTACAAATTTACCTCCTGGAGAGGTAATTCGGAAATTTCCTTCTATGAGCCAATTATCGGTGATCACGGCTGGGCCCATACCACCCGATCCCACAAAATTGCTTTCATCTGAAAAAATGAAGCGCCTGATGGAAGATTTCCATAATACGTTTGACTTAGTAATTTATGACACGCCACCTGTACTAGGTCTAGCTGATGCTAGCTTATTAGCACCAAATACTGATGGGATTTTATTAGTAGTTAGGATTGATAAAACAGATTCTTCCAAAGTACAACAAACTTTAGATAACCTTAAAATTTCGCCGATGAATCTTTTAGGCATTGTTGGTAATGGGCAAAATAGCAACTTGAATGATTAA